The nucleotide window ACGAGCACCTGCGCTTCGCCGATCGTGATCTGTGTCGACCGGACGAGCCCGTTGAGGCGGATGGTCCCTGTCTGGCCTGCGCCGGCCCAGGTGATCACCCAGTCCGACGTCGCCGTGACCGTGTAGCTGCCGTCCGGCTCGCCACCGCTCGTCGTGGTGTAGGTGTGGCCGCAGTCGGGAGACTTCTTCTGCCCGAGCGACACGTCGTACGGCGTGCCTGCGGTCTTGCAGACGACCTCGGTGCCGTCGCCCATGTCCCAGGTGATCCGGAACAGCGTGGCCGTCGCCGTGATGGTGATTCCGCCCGCAGACGCCGTGGCCGTCAGCGGGCCGACCGTCTTCTCGGACGGGTTCTTCGCCCACATCCACACCGGCATGCCGACCAGACCGACGCTGTCGGGCCCGGGCTTCGGTGCGATGCCGATCTCGATCGCCGACAGGTGCATCGACTCGACTGCCAGTTGGGCGACCTGACCGGGCGTCGGCCCTGCCCCGGAGTTCGGGGGCGTGTCCTGAGACCAGACGGTGATGAGCAGCCCGGTCTGCGGTTGGTAGCAGTTGTAGACGGCCCCGTCGCCGGGGTCGTGTCCCTGCCAACTCGGATCCCCTGCCGGCGGCGGTGGGGTCACTGGGCTGATGTAGCAGTTGTAGCCGTTCGACCAGTAGCCCTCTGGCGCCGAGCACGGGACCGGACCTGGCGGTGGATTGGTGATGCCCTGGCTGGTGCCGTCCCAGTAGCAGGCGGACCCAGCGCCGGTGTCCTTCGGCCCGTTGTCGCCGCCGTCGCCTGGATTGCCCGGGTCGCCCGGATGACCGGGCACGTGAATCCAGATCAGGCACTCGCCTGTCGCCGGGTCGGTCTGCTGACATACGGTGTCGGCGTACCCCGTCTCGGCAAGGGACGCGGACAGGCCAGCGACTGCGAGGGCAACGATTAGGACGCGAGTCAGGATGCCGAACATGGCGACTGCTTGAGGTCTTGTCCCGTCGCGACCCGCCAACCCTTGGTCGGGTTGTCGGCGAAGTGATAGTTCGCAACGGTGTATCGAGTCCACCCGGTGTCCGGGCGGTCGGGGGAGACGATCGACGCGCCGCTCTTGTCGAGCACGTCGACTTTGCTGACGTTCCAGCAGACGTCGATGACGACCGTCGGGACCTTGCCGGCCTTCGGGTCGGAGTTGTCGAGGTTCACTGTCTGCACGATGAGTTCGGCGACACTCGTGCCGCCCGTCTGGTGGCGGCCCTGGTCTCGCTGACTACGCAGCAACGTCTGGGCCGCCCGCAGTTGGGTGCTGGTTGCGACGCTGCCGAGACGCTTCAGATCGGTCGTCGGGTCCTTGGCCAGCGCGTCAACCACCGCGAAGTATTCGCGCATCGTCGCGCTCGCTGCCGTCGTGGCCGCGTCACTGGGGTCTGTGGCTGTCGGGCTTGACGAGGGCGTGCTGGGTGAGGACGACGCCACGGTCGGTGTCGGGTTCGAGGTGGGATCCGAGCCGCCGTTGGCACAGGCCGTCACCGCGGCCAACACCAGAGCGCCGGTCGCCCATGATTTCAACCCGAGTCGATACGTCATGTGCGGTTTCCTGGTTGCCCGGGACCTTGCCGGGCCCGAGGCGCAGACGACCTGCTGCGGCGGTGCGACACATCGTCTGGTCACCACTGTAGGCCCGTTTTCGCCATCTGGCTCTGGCCACTTCTCTTCCATCACGCCCATCAGGTGTCCTCCACCTGCCACTCGCACCTTCACCTCGCACCGCTCCCTCGCGCCCGCTCCGCCTTCTGCGTCCTCCCGGTCCTCGTCCCTCGCTCCCGTTCCACCCCACCTCTTCTTGCCTTCACACGCTTTGCAGATCGAGGGGAAAGGCCGCGAATCAACTCCAGGTTGACCGGATCATCCGGCCCGGAGGGGCGAGTTCTCGCGGCCGTGTGGACGGCGCCGTGGGTTGTGGCTGCTGGAGGACGGGACCGGCCGAGCGTGGTAACTTGCACTTGTCATTGTCTAATTTATGTTTACGGCCTGGAGGTTTCGTGCCGGACGTTCCGGGCGCCGTTCCGCTGTCGCTGGCCACGGGCGTGGTGCATCTGGACGAGCCAGCGGCTGTGTTCAACGCGATGGTCGCCGGCTGGGCACGGCAGCAGAAGTCGCGGCTGCTGGGCGACTCGACGGTCGCGGCACGGCTGGCACTGGTGCGCCGGTTCGCAGCCTTCGCCGGCTCGCATCCGTGGCAGTGGACCGCGTCTGACGTCGAGGACTTCACGATGTCGCTGATGAGTGGGGGCGCGCGGTTGGCGCCCTCGACGATCCGCAGCCACCACCTGAGCTTGAAGCTGTTCTGCGACTACCTGGTCGACGGCCGCTATGACTGGGTGCGCCAGTGCGAGACCCGGTTCGAGCAGATCCCCTCGCAGGTCTGCCACGACTTCAACACCGCCGCGCACCTGGTCGAGTACGAAGGCCGACCCGAGCGGCGACCGTTCAACTACGACGAGCTGCAGAGCCTGTTCGACTACCTCGATGACCGGGTCGAGCGGGTCGCCAGGTCGGGCCGCAAGGGCGCGCTGGCGGCGCTGCGAGATGCGCAGATGGTCAAGACCGCCTACGCCTTCGGGCTGCGTCGCCGCGAGCTGTGTTTCCTCGATGTCGCCGACCTGCGACCGAATGCGGCGATGCCACGGTGGGGGACCTATGCCGCGCTGCATGTGCGCTACGGGAAGTCGAGCCGCGGCAGCGCGCCACGGCGCCGCACAGTGCTGGCCGTCCCGGAGTTCGACTGGGTCATCGACGGGCTACGCCAATGGGTGGAGCAGGCGCGGCCCCGGCTGGCGCCCGGGCAGCGGGGCGAGTTGTGGCTGACCGAGCGCGGGCAGCGAGTGGCGCTGAAGACGATCGATCGCCGGTTCTCAATCCTGCGTCAAGGAGCCGGGTTACCGGCCGATCTGACGTTGCACTGTCTGCGGCACTCCTACGTCACCCACCTGATCGAGTTCGGGTATCCCGAGCGGTTCGTGACCGAGCAGGTCGGCCACTCCTACGCCTCGACCACCGCGATCTACACATCGGTGTCCAACGACTTCAAGACCAAGACCCTGCAGAGCGCGCTGGCGCGCGTCTACCCAGCAGAACGAGCCGAGGAGAACTGATGGCGGGCAACAAGATGGTGGCGCACTGGAACCTTCGCCAAGTCATGGCCGAGCGCGGCATGTTCGCCACAACCGATCTGGTCGAGCCGCTGCACCAACGCGGGGTCGAGCTGTCGCGGCAGATGATCCACCGGGTCGTGACCAAGACGCCGCAGCGGATCAACATCGACCTGCTCGCGGCGTTGTGCGACATCTTGGACTGCACCCCCAACGACCTCATCGAGATGCGCGTCGTGCAGGCCGCCCGCCCGGCCGCGGTCAACGACGCCGGGCCCGGGATCGGCGACCTGAGGCCCGTCCGGACGAAGGTCCGTCGACCGGGTGAATGACCCCGACCAATCTGGCCAGTCCAACCAGTCCAACCAGTCCAACGATGATCCGGCCTGCTGGATCTGCGACAACCAGACCAACTGGCAGCGATACGAAGTCCCACAAGGCGCGCTGTGCTTGGGCTGCGGCCGGCGACGGCACTACCACCCGGCCGCCTGTCCGGTCTGTCGCGAGCTGCGTCCGCTGGCCTGCCTGGAGGACGAGCTCGTCGTGTGCGCCGGCTGCGCCGGCGTCCCGTCGCCCTTCGCCTGCGGCGAGTGCGGGAGCGAGGAACACCTCTATGGCAGGTATCGGTGCGCCCGCTGCTTCCTGCGCGAACGCCTCACCGCGCACCTGAGCGACCCGACCACCGGCGAGATCCACGAGCGGCTGCGGCCGCTGTTCGACATGATGGTCAACTCCGAGCGCCCCCAGACCACGATCTGGTGGCTACGCAAGAAGCCGAGCATCGGCGCCGACCTGCTGGGGCGGATGGCCCGCGGTGAGGTCGCGATCAGCCACGACACCTTCCGAGCGCTGCCGCAGCACCAGGCCCGCGGCTACCTGCGCAGCCTGCTCGCCGCAGCCGGAGTCCTCGAGCCCTTCTACCCGCACGTGGAACGCATGGAGGCCTGGCTGGAGGGGTTCCTGGGCGAGGTGCCCGAGCATCATCGAGACCTGTTGCGACGCTACGGCCGCTGGCGCGTCCTGCGTGACATGCGACGAGCCGCAACCCGAGGACGGCTGACCAGCAGCGTGGCCCACAGCGGTCGCCGTCGCGTCCGCGTCGCGGCCATGGTGCTGGCCTACTTCGACCAGCACCGGGCGACCGCGGCCGAGGCGACCCAGGCCCTCCTGGAGCGCTACATCGCCGAGTCCAGGCTCGTGATCAGTGCCGAGCACAGTTTCATCGCCTGGCTGCGCGACACCCGGATCAACACCAACCTCAAGATGCCGACCACCAGGCGACGGACCGAACCGGAGATCACCGTCGGTGATGACCACCGCTGGGCGGTCGTCGAGCGGCTCCTGCACGACGCCAGCATCAAGCGCTACACCCGCATCGGCGGGCTGTTCCTGCTGCTCTTCGCCCAACCCCTATCGCGGATCGTGGCGATGAAGACAAGCCAGATCAGCCACATCGACGGCGTCCTGCACGTCACGTTCGCGACGATCCCCATCCCGATGCCGGGACCCCTGGACGCGCTCATCGTCGAGCACCTCGGCGAGCGCGGCATGAGCCTGCACGGCTCACGAGGAACGGGCTGGCTCTTCCCCGGCGGCAGCCCCGGACAGCACCTGAACACCGAGAACTTCCGATACCAGCTCGTCGCGATCGGGATGAAGCCCTACGAAGGACGCAAAGCCGCGCTGTTCCAGCTGGCTGCCGACATGCCCGCGCCCGTCCTGGGCGAACTGATCGGCATCAGCCACAACAACGCTTCTGACTGGGCCCGACTCGCCGCACGCGACTGGCGAAGCTACATCGCCGACCGGGACCGCTGAACGGCTATTCGCACCATCCGGATACGTTCCCTTCGCCAACTCTGTGGATGACGACGCGCACCTGAGGGCTGGAGAGGCGGTGCGGGTCATGACGGTGTCGTTGAGGCGTATGTCGGCCGGTCGCGGCTACCAGTACCTGCTGCGCTCCGTCGTCTCCGGCGACGGCAACCGATCGCTCACTACGCCGCTGACCCGCTACTACTCCGAAGCCGGTACGCCGCCCGGCCGATGGCTCGGCTCGGGGCTGCACGCTCTGGGTGGTGACCTCAAGCCGGGCATGGAGGTCACCGAGGCGCAGCTGGCGCTCTTGATCGGAATGGGCCGCGACCCGGTGACGGGGGAGCAGCTCGGGCGGGCGTACCCGACGTACAAGTCGCTGGGGGAGCGGATCCGCGAACGGGTGGACGCGCTCGACCCGGAGATGACGCTCGAGGACTGCGCCGACGAGACCGCCCGGATCGAAGCCGAGGAGGCAGCGGGCGGCGTACGCCAGGCGGTCGCTGGGTTCGACCTCACCTTCAGCGTTCCGAAGTCGGTGTCGGTCCTGTGGGGCGTCGCCGACGCGGCCACCCAAGAGCGGATCGCTGAGGCGCACCACGCGGCGGTCGCCGACGTGCTGGCGTTCTTCGAACGCGAGGTGGCAGCCACGCGAGCCGGGGTGAGCGACGGCGACGGCGCCGTCGCGCAGGTCGACGTCGCAGGGGTTGCCGCCGTGGCGTACGACCACTACGACTCCCGGGCCGGCGACCCGCAACTCCACACCCACGTGGTCGTCTCTAACAAGGTGCTGACGCCGATGGACGGGCGGTGGCGCAGCCTCGACGGACGCCCGGTCTTCGCCTCGGTCACGGCGCTCTCGGCGCACTACAACGCCGTCCTGGCTGACCGGCTGACGCGAGAGCTGGGGGTGAGGTGGGAGATGCGTCAGCGGGGGCCGGACCGGAACCCGCAGTGGGAGGTCGTTGGGGTCTCCGAGGAGCTGATCCGCGAGTTCTCCAGCCGCAGCCGGGAGATCGAGATCGCGAAGGATCGGCTGATCGCGGACTACCTGGCGGCGCACGGCCGGATGCCGTCGGAGCGCACGATCGTCGAACTGCGCGCGCAGGCGACGCTCGAAACCAGGCCGCCGAAGGAGATCCGGTCGCTTGCTGACCTGACGGAAGAGTGGCGCGCCCGTGCCTCCCGCAGCCTCGGGACTGACGCGCCTCGGTGGGCCGCGTCCGTGGTCGGGGTCGACCTCGTCCGTCCGATGCGGGCTGACGACATCCCGCTGCCGCTCATCGAGCGGATCGGCGGCGCCGTGGTCGAGCAGGTGAGCATCAAGCGGTCGACGTGGTCGCATTGGAACCTGATGGCCGAGGCATCCCGGCTGACCATGCATCTGCGCTTCGAATCGGCCGAGGACCGAGAGGCCATCGTCGGCATGGTCATCGACGCCGCCCAGCTGCAGTCGGTGTCGCTCACGCCTCCCGAGCTTGCCCTCAGCCCGGAGGCCTTCACCCGTGCAGACGGAACCAGTGTGTTCCGTCCCAAGCACTCCGTGAAGTACTCGTCGCACGACGTGCTCGCTGCGGAAGACCGGCTGCTCAATCAGTCCGAAGCAGTGACTGCGCCGACCGTGAGCCCGTTGATCGTCGACCGCGTGCTCCGCCGTGTTCAGAAGCTCAGCCGCGAACAGGGTGCAGCGGTCGCGAGCATCGCGACCTCGGGCCGACAACTCGACCTGCTGGTCGGTCCCGCGGGTGCGGGGAAGACGACCACGATGCTCGCCCTTCGCCGCACCTGGTCGGCCGAGCACGGACAAGGGAGCGTCGTCGGGCTCGCCCCCTCAGCCAACGCGGCCGAGAACCTCGCGGACGAACTCGGCATCACCTGTGACAACACGGCGAAGTGGCTCCACGAGCATGAGCGCGGCAACACGGCGTACCAACTTCGGGCCGGGCAACTGGTGATCGTCGACGAGGCCACCCTCGCAGGCACCACCACGCTCGACCGGTTGAGCACGATCGCAGCCCAGGCCGGCGCCAAGATGCTGCTCATCGGGGATGCCTACCAACTCTCGTCAGTCGACGCCGGCGGAGCCTTCTCGCTCCTGGCATCTCGCCGCGCCGAAGCTCCAGAGCTCACCGAGATCCACCGCTTCAAGCACGGTTGGGAGAAGGAGGCGTCACTCGCACTGCGCCGCGGCGACACCGAGGTGATCGGGACGTACGCACGGAAGCAGCGCATCCACGAAGGCGACACCGACCACATGCTCGACGCCGCCTACGAGGCATGGCGAGCCGACAGCGCGGCCGGTCGCGCCAGCGTCCTCGTCACGGAATCGGCTCACGCGGTGCGTGCCCTCAACGAGCGTGCTCGGGCAGAGCGGCTGATGATCGACGGTGCCGAGGACGGTCGAGA belongs to Nocardioides sp. and includes:
- a CDS encoding tyrosine-type recombinase/integrase; translation: MPDVPGAVPLSLATGVVHLDEPAAVFNAMVAGWARQQKSRLLGDSTVAARLALVRRFAAFAGSHPWQWTASDVEDFTMSLMSGGARLAPSTIRSHHLSLKLFCDYLVDGRYDWVRQCETRFEQIPSQVCHDFNTAAHLVEYEGRPERRPFNYDELQSLFDYLDDRVERVARSGRKGALAALRDAQMVKTAYAFGLRRRELCFLDVADLRPNAAMPRWGTYAALHVRYGKSSRGSAPRRRTVLAVPEFDWVIDGLRQWVEQARPRLAPGQRGELWLTERGQRVALKTIDRRFSILRQGAGLPADLTLHCLRHSYVTHLIEFGYPERFVTEQVGHSYASTTAIYTSVSNDFKTKTLQSALARVYPAERAEEN
- the mobF gene encoding MobF family relaxase, yielding MTVSLRRMSAGRGYQYLLRSVVSGDGNRSLTTPLTRYYSEAGTPPGRWLGSGLHALGGDLKPGMEVTEAQLALLIGMGRDPVTGEQLGRAYPTYKSLGERIRERVDALDPEMTLEDCADETARIEAEEAAGGVRQAVAGFDLTFSVPKSVSVLWGVADAATQERIAEAHHAAVADVLAFFEREVAATRAGVSDGDGAVAQVDVAGVAAVAYDHYDSRAGDPQLHTHVVVSNKVLTPMDGRWRSLDGRPVFASVTALSAHYNAVLADRLTRELGVRWEMRQRGPDRNPQWEVVGVSEELIREFSSRSREIEIAKDRLIADYLAAHGRMPSERTIVELRAQATLETRPPKEIRSLADLTEEWRARASRSLGTDAPRWAASVVGVDLVRPMRADDIPLPLIERIGGAVVEQVSIKRSTWSHWNLMAEASRLTMHLRFESAEDREAIVGMVIDAAQLQSVSLTPPELALSPEAFTRADGTSVFRPKHSVKYSSHDVLAAEDRLLNQSEAVTAPTVSPLIVDRVLRRVQKLSREQGAAVASIATSGRQLDLLVGPAGAGKTTTMLALRRTWSAEHGQGSVVGLAPSANAAENLADELGITCDNTAKWLHEHERGNTAYQLRAGQLVIVDEATLAGTTTLDRLSTIAAQAGAKMLLIGDAYQLSSVDAGGAFSLLASRRAEAPELTEIHRFKHGWEKEASLALRRGDTEVIGTYARKQRIHEGDTDHMLDAAYEAWRADSAAGRASVLVTESAHAVRALNERARAERLMIDGAEDGREVCLAGDVRASVGDLVITRHNDRTLVAKPGGWVKNGDCWRITDVRGDGSVVVRAVGARRRTVLPAAYVGEHLDLGYAITAHRAQGVTVDTAHVVVTASTTRENLYVSMTRGRQFNIAYVALDQPDDSHSTPEPDDVTARTVLYGVLQHKGANLSAHQTIGAEQEEYGGIGRLAAELETIAADAQHDRFVELLARSGLTPTQHEALTASTAFGPLSAALRRAEAYHHDLEMVVPRIVAQHTLDDADDIAAVLTHRLTKTTAQTPRGLRRQPHLIAGLIPEPLGPLDEDDRQAITQRAALIETRAGALAEQAMADREPWTRRLSVSQPGSADQENRMAGLSTIAAYRDRYCVTSDLPVGGGADSDAQRADRERALQALRRAEQLRGESPQPGWAVSVEAQALAAP
- a CDS encoding helix-turn-helix transcriptional regulator — its product is MAGNKMVAHWNLRQVMAERGMFATTDLVEPLHQRGVELSRQMIHRVVTKTPQRINIDLLAALCDILDCTPNDLIEMRVVQAARPAAVNDAGPGIGDLRPVRTKVRRPGE